From a single Sander vitreus isolate 19-12246 chromosome 2, sanVit1, whole genome shotgun sequence genomic region:
- the LOC144530844 gene encoding protein jagged-1-like — translation MTLTGGSALLLLLLLARIQARLPLISVCSASGDFELQIVSMQNANGQLQTGACCDGALDASERRCTADECDTYFRACLKEYQLKVSSAGPCSYGSAATPVLGGNSFSLGAAEGEDAARIALPFSFAWPRSYTLIVEALDFNNDSSSGSSTLIDRAVLSGMINPSRQWQSLEHNGPVARFHFRVRLSCHEHYYGFGCNKFCRPRDDFFGHYECDHNGNKTCLEGWSGPDCNTAICRQGCSSEHGSCKTPGECKCLYGWQGEYCDQCIPHPGCVHGSCVEPWQCLCDTNYGGLLCDKGLLVDIQEEEEK, via the exons ATGACCCTCACAGGCGGCTCCgccctcctcctgctgctgctcctcgcCCGCATACAGGCCAGACTCCCGCTGATTTCT GTGTGTTCAGCGTCGGGAGACTTTGAGCTCCAGATTGTGTCGATGCAGAACGCCAACGGGCAGCTGCAGACGGGCGCCTGCTGCGACGGAGCGCTGGACGCGTCGGAGCGGCGCTGCACGGCGGACGAGTGCGACACCTACTTCCGGGCGTGTCTGAAGGAGTACCAGCTGAAGGTCTCCTCAGCCGGGCCCTGCAGCTACGGCAGCGCCGCCACGCCCGTGCTCGGCGGGAACTCCTTCTCTCTGGGCGCCGCCGAGGGCGAGGACGCCGCCCGCATCGCGCTGCCGTTCAGCTTCGCGTGGCCG aggTCGTACACGTTGATCGTGGAAGCCTTGGACTTCAACAACGACTCGTCCTCCGGCA GCAGCACGCTGATCGACAGGGCCGTGCTCTCGGGGATGATCAACCCGAGCCGCCAGTGGCAGAGTCTGGAGCACAACGGCCCCGTCGCTCGCTTCCACTTCCGGGTCCGCCTCAGCTGCCACGAGCACTACTACGGCTTCGGCTGCAACAAGTTCTGCCGCCCGCGGGACGACTTCTTCGGACACTACGAGTGCGACCACAACGGCAACAAGACGTGCCTGGAGGGCTGGTCCGGGCCCGACTGCAACACGG CGATCTGCAGACAGGGCTGCAGCTCTGAACACGGCTCCTGTAAAACTCCTGGAGAGTGCAA atgtcTGTACGGCTGGCAGGGTGAGTACTGTGATCAGTGTATCCCTCACCCCGGCTGTGTTCACGGCAGCTGTGTGGAGCCCTGGCAGTGTCTCTGTGACACCAACTACGGAGGACTGCTGTGTGACAAAg GGCTCCTTGTTGACATccaggaggaagaagagaagtgA